One window from the genome of Cryptomeria japonica chromosome 6, Sugi_1.0, whole genome shotgun sequence encodes:
- the LOC131067922 gene encoding cytochrome P450 76C4-like → MAELIRNPDKLKQIQVELDDSVGRHRRVEESDINHLPYLHAVVKEVLRLYPVGPLMIPHRASMFCEIEGFLIPKDTEVLVNVWALGRDPTVWKEHSKFMPQRFLEGDKFKDIKGKILSSYHLEQGEEYAWGFLWLIKCFI, encoded by the coding sequence ATGGCGGAACTCATTCGTAATCCAGATAAACTGAAACAAATCCAAGTGGAACTGGATGATAGCGTGGGTCGCCATAGAAGAGTGGAAGAATCTGACATAAACCATCTGCCTTATCTCCATGCAGTGGTGAAAGAAGTTCTTCGACTTTATCCAGTGGGTCCTCTTATGATCCCTCACAGAGCCTCCATGTTTTGTGAAATAGAGGGATTTTTGATCCCCAAAGACACGGAGGTTTTGGTTAACGTGTGGGCACTGGGAAGGGATCCTACAGTCTGGAAGGAGCATTCCAAATTTATGCCACAGAGATTTTTGGAGGGTGATAAGTTTAAGGACATTAAGGGCAAGATTTTGAGCTCATACCATTTGGAGCAGGGCGAAGAATATGCCTGGGGCTTCCTCTGGCTGATAAAATGCTTCATTTGA